One Puntigrus tetrazona isolate hp1 chromosome 25, ASM1883169v1, whole genome shotgun sequence genomic window, ACAAGAGAAAATCTGAGCAATATGGAGACCATGATCAGCTGCTACGGATATTTCCTGATgataaaaatgagtaaaacaacGAGGAAAGCAATTTATCAAGAGTCCAGAGgtaagttatatttatttatttgtttattttgacagttttagGGACATTATTGGTGCTCTTTTCGTTTATATAGGAGCTGCTTTACCGAAGAAAAGAAGCAAGGAGTGCTTCTTACTACTacacatgaaaacaaatgatataATGTACTTggatacaattaaatatatatacctaatatatagtaagtatattatttatatatatatattttatatatataatataaatgtgtaaacaaTATAAgattttacaatgttttaaagACTTTTGCAATGCTAATTGCTATATGGATTATTATGGATATAATGATTAAAGCTAAAAGGATTtaatatagtgctgtcaaatggttaatcacacacaaaataaaattgtttatataacatttgtgtgtgtactttatAGATTAGGTACACagacatgcatatatatgtgtgtatgtatgtgtgtgtgtgtgtgtgtgtgtatatatatatatatatatatatatatatatatatatatatatatatatatatatatatatatatatatatatatatatatatatatatatatatatatatatatataatattttcaaatatattctgtatgtgtgtgtatctatatatacataataaatataccgaatacacatacatattgtaaatagaaatattatttttgattgaattaataatttataaaaaagtgctttaacaaaacacattattatcCTCAGGTTGATGGCGCTACTAATAAggactgctttaaaacaattcaCAGGAAGAAATCCCATCATGCTTTGTGTCCGTGGAGGAGTGATGCAATGATGATCAAGGTTGTTGGAGGTAAAAGCCCCACTAAGGCTTATAGTGCAGAATTACATCATTCTCTGCAGTCAAACAGCCATAAAACACATCACAGACAGAGACGAAGCCAGTATATTGACCCATCTGATCCCTTGGGATCTGAGAATCCGAGGTCAAGGACTGCTAATTATCGACGACCACACAGAGAGCACGAGCAAGAGCGCAGCGCTAATGTTTCTAAAGAAACCATCGCTTCCTATGATGACCCTTTACACGTACTGCTCTCCAAGGGCCCGGTCAGTCCAAATATACAAAACCAGAAGAAACACAAGCAAGTTGCACCATCTGATCCATTCCTAACAAATTACTgatctaaattattttataagccTTGCACCAAAGAGAACCATATGTGAACCACCCATTTTGGATGATTCCAAAAGCAAGACACTGACATAAAGAACAAACCAAACAGTTTAAAGGAACCGTGTCACCAAGAACTATATATGCAATCTATGGCCTCAGGGCCTCAGCTGGTGTTGAGGCTAGTTTAGGTCACTGTTTGTCAGTCCTTTCACCTTTTCAAGTCAGTTAAAATTTAAACTACCTTGAAATGCTGTGGCGATGACactgttttcataaaaactGTGACAGAATCTTTTTAGTGTACTGATGTAGGTAATATCAGAAAGTAGAAATGTCAGAGCTTCTAACATGTATGAAGTGGTGCTGGTCACCTCTactaaatgattatttattaaaaagtaccgatatatttgtatttattatattttatattcatgtctgtaattaaaatattacctCAGAAATGTATCTTAAGAAAGTAATTACTTAAAAActgtataatgcatatatatatatatatatatatatatatatatatatatatatatatatatatatatatatatatatatatatatatatatatatatatatatatatatatatatatatgcatgcatttatatagatTGAAAACAGGattgtaaaatactttttcgAAGCTTCCTGTCCTCATTAAATCTTATCAGTTTAGGATCCCAGCACATTATATGAAAACCGTCATAGATATGTTGTATGATTAAATTTGTTAATGCTTgttaaagcagattttttttacattaaagctTTATGATGAAGACTAAGGTCAAGTAGTGTGACAGCAAATAGCAAGATAAAGGTAATAACAAACTATTTAAATCTGATGTTGCCATTTGCATTGGTGATATCAGTAGGATTTGttgatgtttgttttcagtgattATGTAATTCTGAACGAGGCAAACAGCATGGGCAACCAACAACATAACCTTTCTTTCATCAACAGATTGTTCAAGGGCACAATTTGGGTGCATGGGTTTGCAGAAATAGATGAATTAAAACTTTTCTAATATCTTCAATATTAACTGTTATGTACTGCTGAATTACATAGTAGTACACTCTGTAACTATAATGCAAAAATGgcacaaatgcaaatataaaaatattgtgtctTTGCACATCAGTTTCATGTTTAGCGTTAATTTAGGGCAGGTTATTATAGACATGATTCAGATATGAAACAAATGTTCACCTAACTTTGTAAATTGTTACAAAGATtgcataataaagaaaacattgcATAATATTAAAGAAACTGCAGTGATTCCAATGAGGggaaaaatacaacaacataGTTGGTGgacacatttatttagttaaaattgatacttttatagcatttaaaatgaaatcaataacTTGGAttcagatacattttttaaatattgtcttccaaaaatatgttttgtctaTCACAAAATTCAGTAATCTGCTTGTAAAGTGCTTGAATACAGTATGACTTATGTTtatgtaaacactttttttttgaaaaaacgGTTGCTTAATCTAAGTCTTGATGTGATCTCGTCTGTTgataaacacacatttcacgTCTGAAAGTGCAGGATCTGCATTACTACATTTCAAAGTGATAAGAAATCGGCACATTCCAGTGTTGGGGCAGATGGAATACCGCTGAGAAGGATCTACACCCCGGGGCATGGGGCACTTCAGGTCCTCAAAGAAATACTTCATAGCTATGCTCATATAAGCCCCGTGGCCAACCACCAAGGCATGGACCGGCACATTCAAGACACCATCATCTGGAAGTCCTGCTGGAGCCTTGTCAGTTTCATCTGGTAGGGATGTTTCGCCATCTTGCATTTCGTCTTGATGGTTATTAGCTATTCGCTGGAACATAGCCTTAAGAAAATCCTTGATTCTGACTTTAACctgaaagaacagaaaaaaaggctttgtatatattgtaaaactatatttaaagcATCACAGAGTGTCTCCAATTCATCTATTTCTGCAATGAAAAATTCAGGAAATACAAGTCAACTTTAGCATTGTCACAGAACAATACTACCAAGGGTCATGAAATTACCCAAATACCCAAAGGCACAGGATAGTCAGATATCACAGACAGCGAAGCTAGTGTAACATGGGAGACAGAGTTTGACACAATCATTGAATGTGTACTTATTGCATTCCTAGTGGAggcagcatttttttatattttgttgcaGCAAATGTTTCTATTTAGTTCCTTTCGTCACAAAACAATTTTACCTGCTCCATGGTCTCTCCCTCAGGCGGAGTGAACTCTGGTAAAGGTCGTCCGGCGGCTTTAgccatatttttcatttctgtgactCGACCTCCCTCAGCTATACCAAAACTCTGGAGATTAGAAATAGGTTTGAGACACATAAGAAAAGTTGCTTTGAAAGGCCAGACTCTGAGCTGTAGTCTATACTTACTCTTTCTTTGAGTGACGGATCTGCTACTAGTTCTAAATCATGACAAGTTCTGTTGTTCCTCACAATGATCTCTGCAGTCTGTGATTTTACAAAGACGTGATTATTCCAATAATAAGTGCATGTGCAACCTTCtaacaatataacaaaaattataGATTCCAAACATATTATGAGCattattaatttttgcattactgtaaatataGTAATACTTAAAACTTCTCGCTTCTAATGCTTACCAAATTTTATCcaagaaaacatgcatttacagcTCATTTGACCTCAATTTGATTTGGGGGTATTGTCAGATTTGTGGAGAAACATCTCCCTCTACCTGTGACCAGACTGTATGACTTCTACTAGTATGTTTCTGCTTACCTGCCTGGCACGTTTCATGTCACTGACAAACACGTTTGTGAATTTTACATCCCTGAGGTACTGACCAGCAGCCTCAGACTGTTGTATCCCAATTTCAGAAAGCGGAGAGTCTATTTTCTGACCTAAAACAAAGACGTGAGCGATACATCTTGTGGTTAGAAGAGCATTTGCTGCGATACAGTAAAAAGGCCAATAATGAATGCTTATAATTAACAGGCTAATGGAATAAAGGTATACTGCTAGTTAGTAATAacatatgtttgtttgtttttttccagaaaaaaaaaattaccttgtAAAAGGCCATCTTTGTTGCACTGCGTCTCACCACTGGTAAAGCAAAACAGCacgataaataaaaatagcattactaagcagcacacatttttttaaaagttataattGTAACTTAATATGTCTAttgtacataaatatgtaaataaaaaacaaaacaaggcaTTCTACAGACAGCAGACTTTGTCCATATCGttcaaaaatgtgtgtttaaaaagcatatatatatatatatatatatatatatatatatatatatatatatatatatatatatatatattgtttaataaagtaGTCTACAGATTACGTCAAATTTTCTTTTGACCTTTCACTGTATGAGGGATTTGTATTGACCTTTAAGCATAAGCTAGAACAGACAGGAGTAATATGATATGAGAAGCCCAGTAAACTTTAAACTAAAGTCCTACGAGTAACGttatatttaaactgtaataaatgtcaGACAAcgtcatattttatatacatacctacctacctaccgtATAATATCGtgatattataattaaaattgatACAACATGATAAAAACTATTCTCttagatcatttttatttacccTTACTGAATATACAATGCATTGATTATCAGCATGCTATGTAGAATAGCTATGAATGAGAACAACCCTCATTCataagtaaacaaaacaaaaagcgcAACTTACTGACGGACTATCGTTAAACCAAAAGAGAGCATTGGTGCAGCTATAAAGATGCCGTCAATAGCGTCGCGGGGTTATATGATATTCATCCTTCGCTCCCAAAGTCAATCACAAACTGTCACGCTTCTTGCGTTTTCAAATAGTAGCCTAATTTTTGCTACTTTGCGGCGACAGCACTGACAGCGCTATCTCTGTACTTGATTAGCCGGAAGTTCATACGCATGGCTGGTAGGTTCGATTCAACTTCAAAAGTCGGTTCTTTTGAACGATTCAAAAACAGTACAGCGATTCTTTTTGTCAATTAAAGCTATGCGCGGTCCTATTTAGCTGTACTTGTAgggtttttattttagggtcctTTTGTAATTTGATTTATCCTATGATAAATCTACTAATGATTTAAGTAATTCATACCGGCTGTGGGCAACAGCTCAACCGATTCCTTGAAAAGATCCGACTCGGAAGAATGATCCGTTCACGGATCCGTCATAGCTTGTTCTGACGTAGATGTTTGCGGTCATTGGCGCCAGTGGCGCGTGGAGGGGTTTGAAATCACATAAGGTCTGTCAGAGtctgttatttaattttcaattgTCGTTTTATTTGAAACTGTAGATCATCGCT contains:
- the tigara gene encoding probable fructose-2,6-bisphosphatase TIGAR A isoform X1, producing MLFLFIVLFCFTSGETQCNKDGLLQGQKIDSPLSEIGIQQSEAAGQYLRDVKFTNVFVSDMKRARQTAEIIVRNNRTCHDLELVADPSLKERSFGIAEGGRVTEMKNMAKAAGRPLPEFTPPEGETMEQVKVRIKDFLKAMFQRIANNHQDEMQDGETSLPDETDKAPAGLPDDGVLNVPVHALVVGHGAYMSIAMKYFFEDLKCPMPRGVDPSQRYSICPNTGMCRFLITLKCSNADPALSDVKCVFINRRDHIKT
- the tigara gene encoding probable fructose-2,6-bisphosphatase TIGAR A isoform X2 is translated as MLSFGLTIVRHGETQCNKDGLLQGQKIDSPLSEIGIQQSEAAGQYLRDVKFTNVFVSDMKRARQTAEIIVRNNRTCHDLELVADPSLKERSFGIAEGGRVTEMKNMAKAAGRPLPEFTPPEGETMEQVKVRIKDFLKAMFQRIANNHQDEMQDGETSLPDETDKAPAGLPDDGVLNVPVHALVVGHGAYMSIAMKYFFEDLKCPMPRGVDPSQRYSICPNTGMCRFLITLKCSNADPALSDVKCVFINRRDHIKT